TGAGCGCGACCTCGACGAGCTGATGCCAGTCTGCCTGCGCGCCCTCCGCGGCCGCCTGCGCGAACGCCCCGTCGCCGAGGCGGCTGCGCGCTGCCTGCTCGATCCGGGCCGCGTCCGGGTGGGAGAGATCCGGCAGTCCGCGCACGGCGGCGCTGGCACCCAGCAGGCGCGCGGCCTGCTCCGGCTGGTCGCGGCGGAGCGCGACGTCGGCGACACCGACCAGGATCCCGGCGATCAGCGGCGCGTGCCCCGCCTCGGACGCGGCCGCTACGGCCGCCGCACGGCGGGTGCGCGCCTCGTCGAGATCGTCGGCGACGTAGCCGAGCAGGTCGTCGATTCCGGCCCGGACGTTCGACAGGTTCGCGTCGTCGCCCAGCAAGGTCGTCGCGACGCCGATCTGCCGGCGGGCCTCGCCGGCGTCGCCGGCCCAGTGCGCGAGGTCGGCCTTCGCGAAGGCCAACTCGGCCAGCGCGTGCGGCCAGGTGACCCGTTCGGCGTGGGCCTGCGCCTCCGCGATCGTCGCCGCGCTCGACTCCTGGTCGCCCAGTCGCCAGAACAACCGGGCCCGCTGGGCCAGCATCCGGATGACGTCTTCGACGGCACCGATCGGTGCGACCACCTCGATCGCCTGCTCGTAGTGGGCGCAGGCGGCGGCGAACTCGCCACGCATGGTCATCCGGTCCGCCAGCTCGGTCAGGGCGAAGGAGATCCCGAACCGTTCGCCGATGGCCCGGAACTCGACCAGCGCCAACTCCAGGCCGGCGTCCGCCTCCCGGCTGCCGTCGCCGAGCAGGATCCGCATCTTGCCGAGCTGGAGCCGGGCCAGCGCGCGCACCCACGGGTCGGGGTCTTCCAGCAGCTCTTCCCAGGCGGGCAGGAACGCGTCCGGCGCCTCCAGCATGCGTTCCAGCGGGACGACGAAACCCAGCAGCGGGTGCCGTTCCGTGACGCGCAGGCTCGACTGGTAGGCCCGGTGGATCCACTCGGCCACCTGGTGCTCGTCGGACCGACCCGAGGCCGCGAAGTGCACGACGAGGCCGTAGACGACGGCCCGGATGTCGTCGATCACCTCGCCGGGCGCTTCGGTGGCCGCGACGATCAGCTCGAGACCCTCGGTCTTGTGCCCGCTGAGCCACCAATACCAGCCGGCGCCCGCGGCGAGCCGCATCGCACCGGGCCCGTCGCCGGCCGCGAGGGCGGCGCGCATCGCCGCGCCGATGTTGTCGTGCTCGGCGTTGAGGATGGCGAGCCAGTGCAGTTGTTCCGCGCGGCGTAGGTAGGGATCCGCCGTCACGGCCAGTTCGGTGAAGTAGGCGAGGTGCGCCCGGCGGGCCAGCTCGGCTTCCCCGGCCTCGGCGAGCCGGTCGCCGGCGTACTCCTTGATCGTGCCCAGCATCCGGTAGCGCTCGCCGTCGGTGACCAGCAGCGACTTCTCGGCCAGCGAGGTGAGCAGCTCGAGCACGTCTTCCGGCTCGACCGAATCGCCGGCGCAGACCCGTTCGGCCGCTTCCAGGCTCGCACCGGCGGAGAACACCGACAGCCGGCGCAGGACCTGCCGCTCGGGGTCGGTGAGCAGGTCCCAGCTCCAGTCGACGACCGCGCGCAGGGTGCGGTGCCGGGGCAGCGCGGTGCGGCTGCCGCCGGTGAGCAGCCGGAACCGGTCGTCGAGCCGGTTGGCGAGCTGGTCGAGTGACATGGTGCGCAGCCGGGCGGCGGCCAGTTCGATCGCCAGCGGCATCCCGTCGAGGGCCCGGCAGACCCGCATCATCGTCGCCACCGTGTGTGCGTCGAGCACGAGATCCTTGCGCACCGCGACCGCGCGGTCACGGAGCAGTTGCACGGCGGGAGCCGACTCGTGGCCGCCGGCCAGCGGTTCGACGAGCCAGAGCGCCTCACCGGTGATGCCGAGCGGTTCCCGGCTGGTCGCCAGGATCCGCAGCCGCCGGCACTCCCCGAGCAGGCGATGGGCGAGCGCCGCCGCGGCCTCGATCACGTGCTCGCAGTTGTCGAGGACCAGCAGCATGTCGCGGTCGCGGATCGCGGTGATCAGGCGGTCGGCCGGCTCCGCGTTGGTCGCGTCGCCGAGCAGCGTGTCGCGCAGGCCCAGACCGGCGAGCGTCGCCTGCGCCACGTCACCATCGGCGCCGATGGCGGCCAGTTCGACCAGCCAGGCGCCGTCCGGCAGGCCGCCGAGCAGCGTGCGGGCGGTCTCGGTGGCCAGCCGGGTCTTTCCCGAACCGCCGGGGCCGATCAGGGTGGTGAGCCGATGGTCGGTGACGAGTTCGCGGACCGCCTCGATGTCCGCGTCCTTGCCGACGTAGCTGGTCAGTTCGGCCCGCAGGTTGGTCTTCCTGGTCTCCTCGCGCGGGCCGACCTCGCCGCGCAGCAGCGCGACGTGCAACGCCGACAGTTCCGGTGCGGGGTCGACGCCCAGCGCGTCGGCCAGCGCTTCCTTCGTCTGCTGGTAGACCTGGAGCGCCTCGCTGGCCCGGCCGGCGGCGGCCAGGGCCCGCATCAG
This genomic interval from Asanoa ferruginea contains the following:
- a CDS encoding BTAD domain-containing putative transcriptional regulator, translating into MQIGMLGPFEVRTDDGVVADVPGARLRGLLIALALEPGRTVPNATLVDWIWGERPPADAGNALQRLVSRLRKALPQGVVEAQPGGYRLAVEPDAVDAVRFERLIGQARTDQDPGLLRAALALWRGAAMQGVDLDDSGAFAAAATRLEGLRLAALEDRFDAEVNAGHGAALVTELTDLVAAHPMRERLAAALMRALAAAGRASEALQVYQQTKEALADALGVDPAPELSALHVALLRGEVGPREETRKTNLRAELTSYVGKDADIEAVRELVTDHRLTTLIGPGGSGKTRLATETARTLLGGLPDGAWLVELAAIGADGDVAQATLAGLGLRDTLLGDATNAEPADRLITAIRDRDMLLVLDNCEHVIEAAAALAHRLLGECRRLRILATSREPLGITGEALWLVEPLAGGHESAPAVQLLRDRAVAVRKDLVLDAHTVATMMRVCRALDGMPLAIELAAARLRTMSLDQLANRLDDRFRLLTGGSRTALPRHRTLRAVVDWSWDLLTDPERQVLRRLSVFSAGASLEAAERVCAGDSVEPEDVLELLTSLAEKSLLVTDGERYRMLGTIKEYAGDRLAEAGEAELARRAHLAYFTELAVTADPYLRRAEQLHWLAILNAEHDNIGAAMRAALAAGDGPGAMRLAAGAGWYWWLSGHKTEGLELIVAATEAPGEVIDDIRAVVYGLVVHFAASGRSDEHQVAEWIHRAYQSSLRVTERHPLLGFVVPLERMLEAPDAFLPAWEELLEDPDPWVRALARLQLGKMRILLGDGSREADAGLELALVEFRAIGERFGISFALTELADRMTMRGEFAAACAHYEQAIEVVAPIGAVEDVIRMLAQRARLFWRLGDQESSAATIAEAQAHAERVTWPHALAELAFAKADLAHWAGDAGEARRQIGVATTLLGDDANLSNVRAGIDDLLGYVADDLDEARTRRAAAVAAASEAGHAPLIAGILVGVADVALRRDQPEQAARLLGASAAVRGLPDLSHPDAARIEQAARSRLGDGAFAQAAAEGAQADWHQLVEVALTAD